The stretch of DNA CTATGCTTTTTAGTATCACTCCAGAGTTTTCAAGCTCTTCTACTGCAACATAGAATTTTGTGACTGCCGAGTTTAGCTGTTTTTTTAGTGTGGCATAGTCTCCTAGATTAAATGACATGCCCATTTGCGAGTTTAGTTGAGCTTCTATTTTTTGCACTTCGGCTCGCTGTCTTTGTAGCGCTTTGAATTTTTGAATTACATTGGGCAATGCTGCATTTGCTTCTTGAATCGTAAAATAGGTGGGCAACATTTCCAATGCAAAATATCGTCATTAAA from Candidatus Nitrosotenuis aquarius encodes:
- a CDS encoding DUF2203 domain-containing protein, encoding MPTYFTIQEANAALPNVIQKFKALQRQRAEVQKIEAQLNSQMGMSFNLGDYATLKKQLNSAVTKFYVAVEELENSGVILKSIEEGLLDFPSKRFDEDVWLCWKEGETEIKFWHEKDVGFMGRKPLSVSDESLV